In Aegilops tauschii subsp. strangulata cultivar AL8/78 chromosome 3, Aet v6.0, whole genome shotgun sequence, one genomic interval encodes:
- the LOC109745086 gene encoding uncharacterized protein, with protein sequence MAMMGIIAPETAYETEAVSPATASAAAGARQRRGLLRRMMPRGHYSPVGAEQKTAPGRAPEVAPIAADDSEVAEKPRRSWLRRLVPRQRQRWKNLGGAGASRLAGLSRSLRWKRLSMNLRGSWASALLDTVAFRVMYVVEAIVLGLALSCFFCCCGCQI encoded by the coding sequence ATGGCCATGATGGGCATCATAGCGCCGGAGACGGCGTACGAGACGGAGGCCGTGTCTCCGGCCACAGCCAGCGCCGCCGCGGGCGCGCGGCAGCGGAGGGGCTTGCTCCGGAGGATGATGCCGCGGGGTCACTACTCGCCCGTCGGCGCCGAGCAGAAGACAGCGCCTGGAAGGGCGCCCGAGGTGGCACCGATCGCTGCCGATGACTCGGAGGTCGCGGAGAAGCCGCGGCGCAGCTGGCTGCGGCGGCTGGTACCGCGGCAGCGGCAGCGCTGGAAGaacctcggcggagccggcgcgTCGAGGCTGGCCGGACTGTCGCGATCGCTGCGGTGGAAGCGGCTGTCCATGAACCTGAGGGGCAGCTGGGCGTCGGCGCTGCTGGACACCGTCGCGTTCCGCGTCATGTACGTGGTGGAAGCCATCGTGCTTGGTCTGGCGCTTTCCTGCTTCTTCTGCTGCTGCGGCTGCCAGATATAG